Proteins from one Thioflavicoccus mobilis 8321 genomic window:
- a CDS encoding CobW family GTP-binding protein, which produces MPESLIPVTLLTGFLGSGKTTLLNHLVRQPELADALVIINEFGEVGLDHLLMSRLPDDSVVEMSSGCLCCTIRGDLVSTLKDAHWRFSRAGERRFDRVVIETTGLADPAPIVQTLMTVGVITRRYRFDGVVTTIDLTNADRTLDTQPEALKQAAMADCLLLTKADLAEPTAVKALEQRLLAINPSACRLQVHNGVVAPRTLLELGLYDPATKIPDVARWLGEEALLGVSGDHDAHDSAHDQEHGGHHAHAHDLNRHDDHISAFCLVLDEPLDESLLDTWLDLQRSLSGKDMLRIKGILNLRGRERPVVIHGVQHIQHPPVELPAWPSEDRRSKLVFITRDIPRETLAQSLDAFLDSWQR; this is translated from the coding sequence ATGCCTGAATCCCTGATTCCTGTCACCCTGCTGACCGGCTTCCTGGGCAGCGGGAAAACCACCCTGCTCAACCACCTGGTGCGTCAGCCCGAGCTGGCCGACGCGCTGGTCATCATCAACGAGTTCGGTGAGGTGGGGCTCGATCACCTGCTGATGAGCCGGCTTCCCGACGATAGCGTTGTGGAGATGTCCAGCGGCTGCCTCTGCTGCACCATCCGCGGCGACCTGGTCAGCACCCTCAAGGATGCCCACTGGCGGTTCTCGCGCGCCGGCGAGCGGCGGTTCGACCGTGTCGTCATCGAGACCACGGGCCTCGCCGATCCGGCGCCGATCGTTCAGACGCTGATGACGGTGGGCGTCATCACCCGGCGCTACCGGTTCGACGGCGTCGTCACCACGATCGACCTCACCAATGCCGACCGCACGCTGGATACCCAGCCGGAAGCGCTGAAGCAGGCCGCGATGGCGGACTGTCTGCTGCTGACGAAGGCGGACCTTGCCGAGCCCACTGCGGTCAAGGCACTCGAGCAACGCCTCCTCGCGATCAACCCCTCGGCGTGCCGTTTACAAGTGCACAACGGTGTCGTCGCGCCCCGGACGCTCCTCGAGCTCGGCCTGTACGATCCGGCGACCAAGATCCCCGATGTCGCGCGCTGGCTTGGCGAAGAGGCCCTCTTGGGCGTATCCGGCGACCACGATGCACACGACAGTGCCCACGACCAGGAACATGGCGGCCATCATGCCCATGCGCACGATCTGAATCGCCATGACGACCACATCAGCGCCTTCTGCCTCGTCCTCGATGAGCCGCTGGACGAAAGCCTGTTGGATACCTGGCTTGACCTGCAGCGCTCCCTGTCCGGCAAAGACATGCTCCGCATCAAGGGCATCCTGAATCTCCGCGGGCGCGAGCGCCCCGTGGTGATCCATGGGGTCCAGCACATCCAGCACCCCCCGGTGGAACTGCCTGCCTGGCCGAGCGAAGACCGCCGTTCCAAGCTGGTGTTCATCACCCGCGACATCCCACGGGAAACCCTTGCGCAGTCGCTGGATGCCTTCCTTGACAGTTGGCAGCGCTGA
- a CDS encoding tyrosine-type recombinase/integrase, whose translation MPLLEVLLPSLRDQLETVARVHRADLAAGYAGTFLPNRFEQTSRSAATELAWQWLFPAARLTTIPGTSERRRYHLHETALQKALKASVRASGIPKRASAHTLRHSYASHLLQANYDIRTIQELLGHSRVKTTMIYTHTVPSVTVKEAKSPLDYRCPAPRPFRCLGHRHRSRGKQWSNARLEIPDIHRENPICLNP comes from the coding sequence GTGCCGCTGCTGGAGGTCTTGCTGCCGTCGCTGAGAGATCAGCTCGAGACCGTGGCCCGCGTCCACCGCGCGGATCTTGCGGCTGGATATGCCGGCACCTTTCTCCCGAACCGCTTCGAGCAGACGTCGCGGTCGGCCGCGACGGAGCTCGCCTGGCAATGGCTCTTCCCGGCGGCCAGGTTGACGACGATCCCCGGTACCTCGGAGCGGCGCCGCTATCACCTTCACGAGACGGCCTTGCAAAAGGCGCTCAAGGCGTCGGTGCGGGCGTCCGGGATCCCGAAGCGGGCCTCGGCCCATACGCTGAGGCACAGCTATGCCTCTCACCTGCTGCAAGCCAACTACGACATCCGCACGATCCAGGAGCTGTTGGGCCATAGTCGCGTGAAGACCACTATGATCTACACCCATACGGTGCCAAGCGTGACGGTGAAGGAGGCGAAGAGTCCGCTGGATTATCGATGTCCGGCTCCCCGGCCTTTTCGATGCCTGGGACACAGGCATCGTTCGCGCGGCAAGCAATGGTCAAACGCACGCCTTGAGATTCCCGACATTCATCGCGAGAACCCTATATGCCTGAATCCCTGA
- a CDS encoding ABC transporter permease, whose amino-acid sequence MAILSLAWKSLLNRRFTALLTVISIALSVTLLVGAERLRTEARASFANTLSGTDLIVGARSGPVQLLLYAVFRIGDATNNISWESYQDIAAHPRVDWTVPISLGDSHRGFRVLGTTAAYFEHYRYARDRRLIIDQGQPFADLYDAVLGAEVAEKLGYKIGDAIIVAHGASDVSFARHDDKPFRVVGILARTGTPVDRTVHVSLEAVEAIHVDWRSGAPIPGLSISAEQARAMDLTPKAITAVLVGLKSKIATFHVQRFINDYPEEPLSAILPGVALSQLWDLIGIAENALLIVSAFVVVVGLFGMLTALLTSLNERRREMAILRSVGARPGHVFALIMGEAGVLTLLGVLSGMTLLYLSLIVGQPIIESRFGIFIPLGGPTAYEWTLLGAVVAAGVLVGSIPSYRAYRLSLADGLSVRI is encoded by the coding sequence ATGGCGATCCTGTCTCTGGCCTGGAAGAGCCTGCTGAATCGGCGCTTCACCGCGCTGCTGACGGTGATCTCCATTGCGCTGAGCGTTACGCTCCTGGTCGGCGCCGAGCGGCTGCGCACCGAGGCGCGGGCGAGCTTCGCCAACACCCTCTCGGGCACGGATCTGATCGTCGGCGCGCGCAGCGGTCCGGTGCAGCTGCTGTTGTACGCGGTGTTCCGCATCGGTGATGCGACCAACAACATCTCCTGGGAGAGCTATCAGGACATCGCCGCGCATCCCAGGGTCGACTGGACCGTGCCGATCTCGCTCGGGGACTCCCATCGCGGCTTTCGCGTCCTGGGAACTACCGCCGCCTACTTCGAGCACTATCGCTACGCGCGTGATCGCCGACTGATCATCGACCAAGGGCAGCCGTTCGCCGATCTCTACGACGCTGTGCTCGGTGCCGAGGTCGCCGAGAAGCTGGGCTACAAGATTGGCGACGCGATCATCGTCGCCCATGGCGCCAGCGATGTCAGCTTTGCGCGACACGACGACAAACCCTTTCGCGTCGTCGGGATACTTGCGCGAACAGGGACGCCGGTCGATCGCACGGTGCACGTCAGCCTGGAAGCGGTCGAGGCCATCCACGTCGATTGGCGGAGCGGCGCGCCGATTCCCGGCCTGTCGATCTCGGCCGAGCAGGCCAGGGCGATGGATCTAACCCCAAAGGCCATCACCGCCGTCCTGGTCGGCCTGAAATCCAAGATCGCCACCTTCCACGTCCAGCGCTTCATCAACGACTACCCAGAGGAGCCCCTCTCGGCGATCCTCCCCGGTGTCGCGCTCAGCCAGCTCTGGGATCTGATCGGGATCGCCGAGAACGCCCTGCTGATCGTCTCGGCCTTCGTGGTCGTCGTCGGGCTCTTCGGCATGCTGACCGCACTGTTGACCAGTCTCAACGAGCGTCGCCGCGAAATGGCCATCCTCCGCTCGGTCGGCGCGCGCCCCGGACACGTGTTCGCCTTGATCATGGGCGAGGCGGGCGTTCTCACGCTGCTAGGTGTTCTGTCGGGTATGACCTTGCTCTACCTGTCCCTGATCGTGGGCCAGCCCATCATCGAGAGCCGGTTCGGGATCTTCATCCCCCTGGGTGGTCCGACGGCCTATGAATGGACCCTACTGGGAGCCGTGGTCGCCGCGGGTGTTCTGGTCGGCAGCATCCCCAGCTACCGGGCCTACCGCTTGTCCTTGGCCGATGGGCTGTCGGTGCGGATCTAG
- a CDS encoding ABC transporter ATP-binding protein: MVIDIKGLELSWQPGAPRVLAIDDLTVAQGERLFIKGPSGSGKSTLLSLISGVTTATVGSVRVIDQALEQLSSVKRDHFRADHVGYIFQMFNLIPYLSVVDNVTLSCRFSARRRAQALSRGKDLDAEARRLLKHLDMDHPDLHRRAVTTLSVGQQQRVAAARALMGAPELLIADEPTSALDADRRESFIQLLFDECRESGATLVFVSHDASLEHLFDRTVDLAAVNRAGPHSPADIGEG, translated from the coding sequence TTGGTCATCGACATCAAAGGGCTGGAGCTCAGCTGGCAGCCGGGCGCACCCAGGGTGCTCGCTATCGACGACTTAACGGTCGCCCAGGGTGAGCGTCTGTTCATCAAGGGTCCCAGCGGCAGCGGCAAGAGCACGCTCTTGAGCCTGATCTCCGGGGTGACGACGGCGACCGTCGGCTCGGTGCGCGTCATCGACCAGGCCTTGGAGCAGCTCAGCAGTGTCAAGCGCGACCATTTCCGTGCCGATCACGTCGGCTACATCTTCCAGATGTTCAACCTGATTCCCTATCTCTCGGTGGTCGACAACGTCACCTTATCCTGTCGCTTCTCGGCCCGCCGCCGCGCCCAGGCACTGTCGCGGGGCAAGGATCTGGACGCGGAAGCCAGACGGCTGCTGAAACACCTCGATATGGATCACCCCGATCTCCATCGGCGGGCGGTCACGACCCTGAGTGTCGGCCAGCAGCAGCGCGTGGCGGCCGCCCGCGCCTTGATGGGCGCGCCCGAGCTGCTGATCGCCGACGAGCCGACCTCTGCGCTGGATGCGGATCGGCGCGAGTCCTTCATCCAGCTGTTGTTCGACGAATGCCGTGAGTCCGGCGCGACCTTGGTCTTCGTTAGCCATGACGCCTCGCTGGAGCACCTCTTCGATCGAACCGTCGATCTCGCCGCCGTCAATCGCGCGGGGCCGCACAGCCCGGCTGACATCGGGGAGGGCTGA
- a CDS encoding DUF2796 domain-containing protein — protein MHGIAALNLALEGDELELELDSPAANIVGFEHAPSSADDHAALDTAVATLRDGDRLFRFNDEAGCRMESAEVSSELLDDDHEDHDDHQKHAGHEAHEAHSDAEPEGHQDEEHAHAGEAHSDIEAAYHFECEAPDKLTQLTVELFEAFSGMEKIEVQYVIESKQGAAELTAKDHVVKF, from the coding sequence GTGCACGGCATCGCCGCGCTAAACCTGGCACTCGAAGGCGACGAGCTCGAGCTCGAGCTCGACAGCCCGGCGGCAAATATCGTCGGCTTCGAGCATGCCCCCTCATCCGCGGACGACCACGCGGCCTTGGACACCGCGGTCGCTACGCTGAGAGACGGCGACAGGCTGTTCCGATTCAATGACGAGGCCGGCTGCCGCATGGAATCGGCGGAGGTCAGCTCGGAGCTCCTCGACGACGACCATGAGGATCATGACGACCACCAGAAGCATGCGGGACACGAAGCGCACGAGGCGCATTCCGACGCGGAGCCGGAAGGCCACCAGGATGAGGAGCATGCGCACGCGGGCGAAGCCCATTCAGACATCGAGGCTGCCTACCACTTCGAATGCGAGGCGCCGGACAAGCTGACGCAGCTGACCGTCGAGCTGTTCGAGGCCTTTTCGGGCATGGAGAAGATCGAGGTCCAGTACGTGATCGAGAGCAAGCAAGGGGCCGCAGAGCTGACCGCAAAGGACCACGTGGTCAAGTTTTAG
- a CDS encoding transcriptional repressor — translation MTSKPINQILALAETLCRERGVRLTEQRKAVLRLLCASDKPVSAYELLDQMRGVVKNPAPPTVYRALDFLLEQGLVHKLESLHAYVGCTHPDHPHASQFLICDDCGKVTEVEDASVAESLKAAGTAIGFRAKRPIVEVLGTCERCTAKRAGRDDVDCIASTVNPSEQET, via the coding sequence ATGACTAGCAAACCGATCAATCAGATCCTCGCCCTCGCCGAGACCCTCTGTCGCGAGCGCGGCGTCCGTTTGACCGAGCAGCGCAAGGCTGTCCTAAGACTGCTCTGTGCCTCGGACAAACCCGTGAGTGCCTACGAGCTGCTCGATCAGATGCGGGGCGTCGTCAAGAACCCCGCGCCTCCGACCGTCTACCGGGCGTTGGACTTCCTGCTCGAGCAAGGGCTGGTGCACAAGCTCGAAAGCCTGCACGCCTACGTCGGCTGCACCCACCCAGATCACCCGCACGCGAGTCAGTTCCTGATCTGCGACGACTGCGGCAAGGTGACCGAGGTCGAGGATGCCAGCGTGGCCGAGAGCCTGAAGGCTGCCGGTACGGCCATCGGCTTTCGCGCCAAGCGGCCGATCGTGGAGGTCCTGGGGACCTGTGAGCGGTGCACTGCGAAGCGAGCCGGGCGGGACGATGTCGATTGCATCGCGAGCACCGTCAACCCGAGTGAACAGGAGACGTAG
- a CDS encoding metal ABC transporter permease — translation MDSFFSALSQHAFLQTAVATALLASIGCGVMGTYVVVKRIAFLAGGIAHSVLGGMGAAVYFGFDPLDGALPAAVAAALLIGWVRLHWRAQEDTLISALWAIGMAVGVLFIAKAPGYQADLMSYLFGNILLVPRESLWLMATLDVLLLTIVGVYHRQFLAVVFDEEFARLRGIPVDVFYLLLLVLVAVTVVLLIQVVGLILVLALLTLPAAVAGHYVHSLGRMMLIATLLGATLSIAGLALSYGPDLPAGPTIILLAGAVYLASATLRQVLDRRRARLAVARDGAQGALHD, via the coding sequence ATGGACAGCTTCTTTTCTGCCTTGTCGCAACACGCCTTCCTGCAGACCGCGGTCGCCACGGCCTTGCTGGCCAGCATCGGCTGCGGGGTGATGGGCACCTACGTCGTCGTCAAGCGCATCGCCTTCCTCGCCGGCGGCATTGCACATTCGGTGCTCGGCGGCATGGGCGCGGCGGTCTATTTCGGTTTCGATCCGCTGGACGGCGCCCTGCCGGCCGCGGTGGCGGCGGCGCTGCTGATCGGCTGGGTGCGGCTGCACTGGCGCGCGCAGGAGGACACGCTGATCAGTGCGCTGTGGGCGATCGGGATGGCCGTCGGCGTGTTGTTCATCGCCAAGGCCCCCGGCTACCAGGCCGATCTGATGAGCTATCTGTTCGGCAATATCCTGCTGGTCCCGCGCGAGAGCCTGTGGCTCATGGCCACACTGGATGTGCTGCTGCTGACGATCGTGGGCGTTTATCACCGCCAGTTTCTCGCCGTCGTGTTCGACGAGGAGTTTGCCCGGCTGCGGGGCATCCCGGTCGATGTCTTCTATTTGCTGCTGCTGGTGCTCGTCGCGGTGACCGTGGTTCTGCTCATCCAGGTCGTCGGCCTGATCCTGGTGCTTGCTTTGTTGACCCTGCCCGCGGCCGTGGCTGGCCACTATGTCCATTCGCTCGGACGCATGATGTTGATCGCCACGCTGCTGGGCGCGACCTTGAGCATTGCCGGCCTGGCCTTATCCTACGGCCCGGATTTGCCGGCCGGGCCGACCATCATCCTGCTGGCGGGCGCTGTCTACTTGGCATCCGCGACCCTCAGACAGGTCCTCGACCGTCGCCGCGCCCGATTGGCCGTTGCGCGGGATGGGGCGCAGGGGGCGCTTCATGACTAG
- a CDS encoding metal ABC transporter ATP-binding protein, with translation MIDIQGLNFSYGSVSTLSGIDLQVSEGEFLGIVGPNAGGKSTLLKLMLGLLQPQSGQLRVLDRSPRAASRLLGYVQQHPSFPRDFPITVEQVVQLGRMGMHRNSRLLDALRLARMSSPDREAVRGALEEVEAVDIAKRQIGSLSGGQLQRVLLARALVGEPRILILDEPTANIDQRLEGEIFDLLKALNTRMTILVVSHDIAFISGYVSRVACLNRTLVCHRTDAIDGALIQRLYGEPMRLIAHTH, from the coding sequence GTGATCGATATCCAGGGGCTGAACTTCTCCTACGGCAGCGTATCGACTTTGTCCGGGATCGACCTCCAGGTCTCGGAAGGCGAGTTTCTCGGCATCGTCGGCCCGAACGCCGGTGGCAAGAGCACGCTATTGAAGCTCATGCTGGGGCTGTTGCAGCCACAGTCCGGCCAGCTTCGCGTGCTCGACCGGTCACCGCGTGCGGCGAGCCGGCTGTTGGGCTATGTCCAGCAGCACCCGAGCTTCCCGCGCGATTTCCCGATCACGGTCGAGCAGGTGGTACAGCTGGGCCGGATGGGGATGCACCGCAACAGCAGGCTGCTCGACGCATTGCGGCTGGCGCGGATGTCCAGTCCTGATCGGGAAGCGGTGCGTGGCGCCCTTGAGGAGGTCGAGGCCGTCGACATCGCCAAGCGGCAGATCGGCAGCCTGTCCGGCGGCCAGTTGCAGCGCGTACTGCTAGCGCGAGCGCTGGTCGGTGAGCCCCGCATTCTGATCCTGGACGAGCCGACGGCCAACATCGACCAGCGCCTCGAAGGCGAGATCTTCGATCTGCTCAAGGCGCTCAACACGCGCATGACCATCCTGGTCGTCTCGCACGATATCGCCTTCATCTCCGGCTACGTCAGCCGGGTCGCCTGCTTGAACCGCACTCTGGTCTGTCATCGCACCGATGCGATCGACGGTGCGCTGATCCAGAGACTCTACGGTGAGCCGATGCGCCTGATCGCGCACACCCACTGA
- a CDS encoding metal ABC transporter solute-binding protein, Zn/Mn family — translation MRKLLLLLLLMPTLVAAEPLRVFASVIPIQTFVEKIGGEHVDARAMVRPGFNPHTYDPSPQQIAALAGTVLYVRTGVPFEDAWMERLRSANPKMQVIDARDGIALREPQAHEDEDHDHDHDHDHEQDPHVWTSPPLAKHMVGVIRDSLTELDPAHAANFARNHDAFVAELEALDRDLHALLDPLPNRKFMVFHPAWGYFADTYGLTQVPIEREGKEPGARTLAALIDQANADGIKVVFVQPQFDERQAHQVAEAIGGAVIAVDPLAADYVDNLRRVGREFAQALEP, via the coding sequence ATGCGAAAACTCTTGTTGCTGCTATTGCTGATGCCGACTTTGGTCGCGGCGGAGCCATTGCGCGTGTTCGCCAGCGTGATCCCCATCCAGACCTTCGTCGAGAAGATCGGCGGGGAGCATGTGGACGCGCGTGCCATGGTGCGCCCGGGCTTCAACCCGCACACCTACGATCCCTCGCCGCAGCAAATCGCCGCCCTGGCGGGTACCGTACTCTACGTGCGCACCGGCGTGCCGTTCGAGGATGCCTGGATGGAGCGTCTGCGCTCGGCCAACCCGAAGATGCAGGTCATCGATGCGCGTGACGGGATCGCATTGCGCGAGCCGCAGGCCCACGAAGACGAAGATCACGACCACGACCACGACCACGACCACGAGCAGGATCCCCATGTCTGGACCAGCCCACCCCTGGCCAAGCACATGGTCGGCGTCATTCGCGACAGTCTCACGGAGCTGGACCCCGCCCATGCGGCCAACTTTGCGCGTAACCATGATGCCTTCGTGGCCGAGCTGGAGGCCCTTGATCGCGACCTGCACGCGCTGCTCGATCCGCTGCCCAACCGCAAGTTCATGGTGTTCCATCCGGCCTGGGGCTACTTCGCCGACACCTACGGGCTCACCCAGGTGCCGATCGAGCGCGAGGGCAAGGAGCCCGGAGCACGCACCCTGGCCGCACTGATCGACCAGGCGAACGCGGACGGGATCAAGGTGGTCTTCGTGCAACCGCAGTTCGACGAGCGCCAGGCGCATCAGGTGGCCGAGGCGATCGGCGGTGCAGTGATCGCCGTCGACCCGCTGGCCGCGGACTATGTTGACAACCTGCGCCGGGTGGGGCGCGAGTTTGCACAGGCGCTCGAGCCTTGA
- the dksA gene encoding RNA polymerase-binding protein DksA: protein MAYFRQKLLDWRSALLAETDATLAELGDDSHHEVGDELDRASREAAQTLELRTRDRDRKLLGKIDAAIARIDDGSYGWCEETGEPIGLARLDARPVATLCLKAQERRERQTSAGRRGG, encoded by the coding sequence TTGGCCTATTTCAGACAGAAGCTCCTGGACTGGCGGTCAGCCTTACTCGCCGAGACCGACGCGACCCTCGCGGAGCTGGGAGACGACAGCCACCATGAGGTTGGCGATGAGCTCGACCGCGCCAGCCGCGAGGCCGCCCAGACCCTGGAGCTGCGCACGCGCGACCGCGACCGTAAGCTCCTGGGCAAGATCGACGCGGCCATCGCCCGCATCGACGACGGCAGCTATGGCTGGTGCGAGGAGACCGGCGAGCCCATCGGCTTGGCGCGGCTCGATGCCCGCCCGGTCGCGACGCTCTGCCTGAAGGCCCAGGAGCGGCGCGAGCGGCAGACAAGCGCAGGGCGTCGCGGAGGTTGA
- a CDS encoding GTP-binding protein: protein MHPQPTLEHKLPVTVLSGVLGAGKTDWPGNVLRSKGFFWLASRPDAAGEWSQAGGIVRHGPAGIWWDAAPREHWPTDPEHLARIEAEFDGDYGARREEIVFIGQNLQPERTREILDGGLLSEDEMAAGPRAWKALDDPFPRWFAEKSED from the coding sequence ATGCACCCGCAACCCACCCTCGAACACAAGCTGCCGGTCACGGTGCTGTCCGGGGTTCTCGGCGCAGGCAAGACCGATTGGCCCGGCAACGTCCTGCGCTCGAAGGGCTTCTTCTGGCTGGCCTCGCGCCCCGATGCGGCCGGCGAATGGTCGCAGGCCGGTGGCATCGTGCGCCATGGACCGGCCGGGATCTGGTGGGACGCCGCGCCGCGCGAGCATTGGCCGACGGACCCCGAACACCTGGCACGGATCGAGGCCGAATTCGACGGCGACTATGGCGCCCGCCGCGAGGAGATCGTGTTCATCGGCCAGAACCTGCAGCCCGAGCGCACCCGCGAGATCCTCGATGGCGGCCTCTTGAGCGAGGATGAGATGGCCGCGGGACCAAGGGCCTGGAAGGCGTTGGACGACCCATTCCCGAGGTGGTTTGCCGAGAAGAGCGAGGACTGA
- a CDS encoding DUF1826 domain-containing protein — protein sequence MEPLIAATTTTESPTWRRVTQLADLAEVYDPTVQVCALPCEMDPDVSQYLAGLESTAMIQAIETLSAAGRPRLTALPAGPGRDALIDDLSRLSEVFCDLMECPAVGLRLARVDHAMCPGWHIDRVGIRLICTYQGPGTQWVEDQDVDRRDLHHARMGDAAFIQAAPGEVVLLKGALWPGNEALGVVHRSPGIAPGADTRTLVTLDPLWHD from the coding sequence ATGGAGCCGCTCATCGCCGCCACCACGACGACCGAGTCGCCCACCTGGCGACGGGTGACCCAGCTCGCCGATCTGGCCGAAGTCTACGATCCGACCGTGCAGGTTTGCGCTTTGCCATGCGAGATGGATCCGGACGTCTCGCAGTACCTGGCTGGGCTTGAATCGACCGCAATGATCCAGGCGATCGAAACACTGTCGGCGGCCGGTCGGCCGCGGCTCACCGCCTTGCCCGCTGGACCTGGGCGGGACGCCCTGATCGACGACCTGTCACGGCTGAGCGAGGTTTTCTGCGATCTGATGGAGTGTCCGGCCGTCGGTCTGCGTCTCGCGCGCGTGGATCATGCCATGTGCCCCGGCTGGCATATCGATCGTGTCGGGATTCGGTTGATCTGCACCTACCAGGGGCCCGGTACCCAGTGGGTGGAGGATCAGGACGTCGACCGTCGTGACCTTCACCACGCCCGGATGGGCGATGCCGCCTTCATACAGGCCGCCCCGGGGGAGGTCGTCCTGCTCAAGGGGGCCTTGTGGCCGGGCAACGAGGCGCTCGGCGTCGTGCACCGCTCGCCCGGGATCGCGCCCGGTGCCGATACGCGCACCCTGGTTACGCTCGACCCGCTTTGGCACGACTGA
- a CDS encoding DUF1826 domain-containing protein: protein MPSSLPGRPLSPEPPRHLVGKDSRVTHHINEPEVNLTLWRRTPLEAVAREVARLQAADLPDIRCRTSPPTFDADMGALLTGQGLDPKIFGAWRADLRRLADLFFAFCAGREVTTRLETTDVDGCPRFHVDRTHLRLLCTYRGPGTEWLTDAQVDRDAQASGASNTHIIRFGEPSRLEPFWVGILKGDAYPGNAGRGLVHRSPPIAGSGQTRVLFCLDC, encoded by the coding sequence ATGCCAAGCAGCCTTCCGGGCAGACCCCTTTCACCTGAGCCCCCTCGGCATCTGGTCGGCAAGGACTCCAGGGTTACGCACCACATCAATGAGCCAGAGGTCAATCTGACCCTTTGGCGGCGCACGCCGCTCGAGGCCGTCGCCCGCGAAGTCGCTCGGCTGCAGGCGGCGGATCTGCCCGATATCCGCTGCCGGACGTCACCGCCGACCTTCGACGCGGACATGGGCGCGCTTCTGACGGGACAGGGCCTGGACCCGAAAATCTTCGGCGCCTGGCGTGCCGATCTGCGGCGGCTGGCGGATCTGTTCTTCGCCTTCTGCGCGGGCCGTGAGGTGACCACACGCCTGGAGACGACCGATGTCGACGGTTGCCCGCGCTTCCATGTCGATCGCACCCATCTGCGTCTCCTGTGCACCTATCGCGGACCCGGCACCGAGTGGCTGACCGATGCGCAGGTCGATCGCGACGCCCAGGCCAGTGGCGCATCGAACACGCACATCATTCGCTTCGGTGAGCCATCGCGGCTCGAGCCCTTCTGGGTGGGCATCCTCAAGGGTGACGCCTACCCCGGTAACGCCGGCCGAGGGCTGGTGCATCGCTCCCCGCCGATCGCTGGCTCGGGCCAGACCCGCGTCCTCTTCTGCCTGGATTGCTGA
- a CDS encoding outer membrane lipoprotein-sorting protein, protein MNRPRRFTAVILALSFMARPALAMDAQDIVQAAWDHWRGTSSRGEMTMTIHRPDWERSMSMEVSTRGQDESLVRVTEPRKDAGNAFLIKQDEMWTYSPKVNRVLKVPSSMMGQSWMGSDFSNKDVSRADTIVRQYDHTLIGTETQGGHRVHVIESIPHEDAAVVWGKEVLRIRDDQVLLQEDFYDQDGKLVKSMKAREIGNLGGRTLATRLRMENAEARDQWTEVVTERMRFDLALPDRIFTLSNLRNPRE, encoded by the coding sequence ATGAACCGACCGAGACGCTTCACCGCCGTCATCCTCGCGCTGAGCTTCATGGCTCGGCCCGCCCTTGCGATGGACGCTCAGGACATCGTCCAGGCCGCCTGGGATCACTGGCGCGGCACCTCCTCGCGAGGCGAGATGACCATGACCATCCACCGGCCCGACTGGGAGCGGTCGATGTCCATGGAGGTCTCGACGCGCGGGCAGGACGAGTCGCTGGTGCGGGTGACCGAGCCTCGCAAGGACGCCGGAAACGCCTTCCTGATCAAGCAAGACGAGATGTGGACCTACTCGCCGAAGGTGAACCGGGTCCTCAAGGTCCCCTCCTCGATGATGGGCCAGAGCTGGATGGGCTCGGACTTCTCCAACAAGGATGTCTCGCGGGCCGACACCATCGTCCGCCAATACGACCATACCCTCATCGGCACCGAGACCCAGGGCGGCCACAGGGTCCATGTGATCGAGTCCATCCCCCACGAGGATGCCGCCGTCGTCTGGGGCAAGGAGGTGCTCCGGATCCGCGATGACCAGGTCCTGCTGCAAGAGGATTTCTACGACCAGGACGGCAAGCTGGTGAAGTCCATGAAGGCGCGGGAGATCGGGAACCTGGGCGGCCGAACCCTGGCGACGCGCCTGCGCATGGAGAACGCGGAGGCGCGAGACCAGTGGACGGAGGTCGTGACCGAGCGGATGCGCTTCGACCTGGCGCTGCCCGACCGCATCTTCACCCTGTCGAACCTCCGTAATCCCCGCGAGTGA